One Aphelocoma coerulescens isolate FSJ_1873_10779 chromosome 6, UR_Acoe_1.0, whole genome shotgun sequence DNA window includes the following coding sequences:
- the LOC138112407 gene encoding cytochrome P450 2C19-like: MELLGGATVVLLVCIACLLSFAAWKGRSGKGKMPPGPAPLPILGNLLQVKPKNLAKTLEKLSEEYGPVFTVHLGLDPVVVLHGHDVVKEALVDRADEFAARGHMPIGDRANNGLGIVFSNNEPWLQVRRFSLTTLRNFGMGKRSIEERIQEESDYLLEEINKTKGTPFDPTFMLSCSVSNVICSIVFGKRYDYKDKKFLALMNNMNNIFEMMNSRWGQLYQMFSNILDYLPGPHNNIFAEFDALKAFVAEEVKLHQASLDPNSPQDFIDCFLSKMQEEKDHPNSSFHMKNLITSTFDLFIAGTETTSTTIRYGLLLLLKYPKIQEKIQEEIDQVVGRSRKPCVADRTQMPYTDAVVHEIQRFISLIPLALPHTVTKDTSFRDYVIPKGTTIFPILSSVLHDSKEFPNPHEFNPEHFLNKNGTFRKSDFFMPFSAGKRICPGEGLARMEIFLLIATILQNFTLKSVVNPQELNITPTLSGTGNVPPAYQLCAVPR, translated from the exons ATGGAGCTCCTGGGAGGAGCCACTGTTGTCCTCCTGGTTTGCATTGCTTGCCTGCTCTCCTTTGCAGCATGGAAGGGAAGGTCTGGAAAAGGGAAGATGCCTCCAGGACCAGCTCCCCTTCCCATTCTAGGTAACCTGCTGCAGGTGAAACCAAAGAACTTGGCCAAAACCCTTGAGAAG CTCAGTGAAGAGTATGGACCAGTGTTCACAGTGCACCTGGGCTTGGACCCAGTGGTGGTGCTGCATGGACATGATGTGGTGAAAGAAGCCTTGGTTGATCGCGCGGACGAGTTTGCTGCCAGAGGACACATGCCAATAGGAGACAGGGCTAACAATGGATTAG GGATTGTTTTTAGCAACAATGAGCCATGGTTGCAAGTCCGGCGGTTTTCTCTCACCACTCTGCGGAACTTTGGAATGGGGAAGAGGAGCATTGAAGAGAGGATACAAGAGGAATCTGACTACTTGCTGGAAGAGATCAACAAAACAAAGG GAACACCCTTTGACCCAACCTTCATGCTGAGCTGTTCTGTGTCCAATGTCATATGCTCCATTGTCTTTGGGAAACGATATGATTATAAAGACAAGAAGTTCCTGGCCCTGATGAACAACATGAACAACATCTTTGAGATGATGAACTCCCGCTGGGGACAG cTGTACCAGATGTTCTCAAATATCCTGGATTACCTTCCTGGCCCACACAACAATATATTTGCAGAATTTGATGCTCTAAAAGCCTTTGTAGCAGAGGAGGTGAAGTTGCACCAAGCCTCCCTAGATCCCAACTCCCCTCAGGATTTCATTGACTGTTTCCTCAGCAAAATGCAGGAG GAGAAAGATCATCCCAATTCCAGTTTCCACATGAAGAACCTGATAACAAGCACCTTCGACTTGTTCATTGCTGGAACTGAGACAACGAGCACCACCATACGATATGGGCTTCTGCTTCTTCTCAAATACCCAAAGATACAAG AGAAAATTCAAGAAGAGATTGACCAGGTAGTAGGACGATCAAGAAAACCTTGTGTGGCTGACCGGACCCAGATGCCCTACACAGATGCGGTGGTCCATGAAATCCAGCGCTTCATCTCTCTTATCCCCCTGGCTCTCCCTCACACTGTGACCAAAGACACCAGCTTCAGAGACTATGTTATTCCTAAG GGCACCACGATTTTCCCCATCCTCAGTTCTGTCCTCCATGACAGTAAAGAGTTTCCAAACCCACATGAGTTCAACCCTGAACATTTCTTGAACAAGAACGGCACGTTTAGGAAGAGCGACTTCTTCATGCCCTTCTCAGCAG GAAAACGAATATGCCCTGGAGAGGGCCTGGCACGAATGGAGATATTCTTACTCATAGCCACCATCTTGCAGAACTTTACCTTGAAGTCTGTTGTCAACCCCCAGGAGCTCAACATAACCCCGACTCTGAGTGGGACAGGCAATGTACCTCCTGCCTATCAGCTCTGTGCTGTCCCCCGCTGA